The following is a genomic window from Actinomycetota bacterium.
GCCGGGGTCGAGGGCAACGGCCAGGCCGAGCTCGTCGAGGCCCTGGTCGGCCTGGCCACGCCCGACACCGGCCGCATCTACCTGGACGACGACGAGCTGACCCGGGCCGACGTGCGCACCCGGCGCCAGGCCGGCCTGGCCTACATCCCCGAGGACCGCCAGGCCCGCGGCATGGTCCTGCAGATGCTGGTCTCGGAGAACTCGATCCTCGGCCAGCAGGAGCGCGAGCCGTTCTCCCGGCGCGGCCTGCTCGACCTGGGCGCCATCCGCCGCCGGGCGGCCGAGCTGATCCGCGGCTTCCGGGTCAAGGCGCCAAGCGTGTCCGCCCCCGCCTACGCCCTGTCCGGCGGCAACCAGCAG
Proteins encoded in this region:
- a CDS encoding ATP-binding cassette domain-containing protein, translating into AGVEGNGQAELVEALVGLATPDTGRIYLDDDELTRADVRTRRQAGLAYIPEDRQARGMVLQMLVSENSILGQQEREPFSRRGLLDLGAIRRRAAELIRGFRVKAPSVSAPAYALSGGNQQKLVLGREFESNPKLLIAAHPTRGLDIGATQFVWQELVEARDDGVAVLLISSNLEEILALADRVGVIHDGRIVATFRGSEATMTELGLYMTGARGEDQEGDPAA